A segment of the Candidatus Binatus sp. genome:
CCTTCCTGCCTGACAAGTCCATTCGCGACAGCCCGCATCTGGGATGAGATTTTCCGTGATCGGCGGACGATCAGGGAAACCCAATTCCCTGATCCGCGATATTAATTCCCTGATCGGATCGTTAGGGAATTACCTGAAAAAGCGCAATGAATGAGAGGTCTTTTCCCGGCTGAAAAGCGTCGGACGAGCCCGAAAAACGATCATTTCCCTGTTTTTTCCCTGATGATCAGGGAATCCAGACGCGGAGCGTAGTTCGCGGTCGCCTGCACCCACCACCATTCAGTCCTCTGGTTTCCGGACATGTCGGAGAAACGCTCGAAATGCGCGCGGGTGCGCGCGATTCGCTATCACCGATGGAGCCAGAGAAGGTCTCCGGCCGGGCTAATCGTCGGAACACGCCGAAACCTATCCGGGCCGGATTTGGGTGGTTCCATCCGTGGGCGAGCGGCATTAGCCTCGTACTATAGCGATCGCGAACCCCTGCCTTGCGTCGCGCACGATGGTGTGAGGTGAAAGGAACGGTATCGTCAAACGGGTCAACTGCCCGCCGCGATCGCTTTGAATTCTTTCGCGTTGTTTCGAGCGGCCAGGTTCTCAGTGCATGGTCGAACCGACCTGCTCCAGATCTAAGTTAAGACGATGAACTCGCTGGAGCGCCTCTTCATGCGCGCTCCAAAGCAGGGGAAGATCGATCCGTCGGGTGAGGTCGATGACGGTCAACTCGGCCGGCTGATGGCCTTCGATAATCGCCTCGACAGTTCTGGGTGCCAGAAATCCAAGCGGCATCAGCTCGCGCACGTAGCGAGCCGCGACCCCATCCCGCTTCGCGATCTCGCCAACCGACTGCATGCGGCCTGCGATCAAGTCTTGCGACCACCTGCGGGCGCGGGCAACCGCCTTGAGCAGCGGAAGGTCGACCCGGCCGGGTGTGGAGTCGCCTTCAAGCACCATCCGCATTTCGACACCGCGGCGCTTTACCTGCATGGGGAGCGATTTCTTGAGAGAAAGATGATCCGTCGGTGCGCCGCCCCCTGCTCCAGGAGGTGGCAGCGGCAACCTTAGCGACAGACGGACGCCCTCGCGGCTGAGGTCGACACGCTCCGCTAGCTCGCTCACCGCTGTTGCGGTTTCCGTATCGGATCGCAGCCGTTCAATCCACACCTGAGCGGACTCGAGGACCGGCTTCAGCCGATTAGGGTCTGTGCCAGACTCTTCAAGCGCCAGAGCGATCGCCGCTCGGTCGCTGAGAATCTCCTGAGCCGCCGCAGAGATGGTCTGCTCGATTTCTGGCGCGGATATCCGCCACGCCTGCTCTGCGTCTTGCGACTCGCCTCTGACCAGTCTTCGAGAAACGTAATACCGGTAGCGGCGTTGGCCTTTTGCTGCGCCTTGGACGTAGAGCGGTTCGCCGCTTTCGTCGAACAGCTTGCCTGCCAATGGACTTCGCGGCGCCTCGGTCTTGCGGCCTTCACCCTGGCGGACCGCCCGGCTGCGTAGCTGTTGTTGGACCCGCTCCCACAGGTCGCGGCTAACGATGGCCTCGTGCTGTCCAATGTGGCGTTCATTCCTGTGTCGGATCTCGCCCAGATAGATTGGGTTGGAAAGCACGTTATAGAGCGCTCCACGCGAGAACGGCTTGCCGCCTCGGGTGTTGCCCTTTCTCGACACTCTGGTCGCAGAAACAATTCCACGGCTGTCCAGATCCTTCTTCAAAAGTCGGACGCTGCCGAGTTCGAGGTATCGCTCAAAAATATGCTGTACAGTTTTGGCTTCATTTCCGTTGACCAGCAACTTGCGCTCGCGGACGTCGTATCCAATCGGAACTGAACCTCCCATCCAGATCCCTCTACGCTTGGAGGCGGCGACCTTGTCGCGGATGCGCTCGCCGATAACTTCGCGCTCGAACTGAGCGAACGAAAGCAGCACGTTTAGGGTGAGTCGGCCCAT
Coding sequences within it:
- a CDS encoding recombinase family protein — translated: MASSPIRRCAIYTRKSSEEGLEQDYNSLHAQREACEAFIRSQAGEGWKLIKTAYDDGGFSGGTIQRPALQQLLASIREGMIDVVVVYKVDRLTRSLADFARMVELFDAHGVSFVAVTQQFNTTTSMGRLTLNVLLSFAQFEREVIGERIRDKVAASKRRGIWMGGSVPIGYDVRERKLLVNGNEAKTVQHIFERYLELGSVRLLKKDLDSRGIVSATRVSRKGNTRGGKPFSRGALYNVLSNPIYLGEIRHRNERHIGQHEAIVSRDLWERVQQQLRSRAVRQGEGRKTEAPRSPLAGKLFDESGEPLYVQGAAKGQRRYRYYVSRRLVRGESQDAEQAWRISAPEIEQTISAAAQEILSDRAAIALALEESGTDPNRLKPVLESAQVWIERLRSDTETATAVSELAERVDLSREGVRLSLRLPLPPPGAGGGAPTDHLSLKKSLPMQVKRRGVEMRMVLEGDSTPGRVDLPLLKAVARARRWSQDLIAGRMQSVGEIAKRDGVAARYVRELMPLGFLAPRTVEAIIEGHQPAELTVIDLTRRIDLPLLWSAHEEALQRVHRLNLDLEQVGSTMH